From Borreliella burgdorferi B31:
AGTAAAATTTTGTTTTACTTTACAATAGTAATTAAAAATTTGAAATTATAAAGTAAAAAATGAATTTTTCAAACAAAAGGTGTTTATATATAAAAAACCTTACAAAAGAAAATATCTAATTTGGCATAAAGGTTTAAAAAGATATTTAAAAAATAAAGAATTTTTTATAAGGGAATAATTTGAACAATAAAATGGTAAATATTCTGACAATAATAAGGGATAATATATCATACCGTATGTCAGCATTTATTATTAAAAAAGACTTTAAATTAAAATGAATCGGGCCAGGACATTAAAATTAAAAATAAGAATATTTTAATATTAACCCAAGATAAAAGAAGATTGATTTCTGACAGATATAAAAGGAAATCCCCTTCTAAAGAAAAATTATTTTATCTAAAAAAGATCAAATAAGAATAAAAATTAAAAAAATAATAGGTGGGCATCTAAAATTTGATTAATGTTTATAAGTATAAAAAACAAAATAATGTAAATTTAATCCTATCAACACAAGATGAGGATATTATTTTTTATACAAATTATACTTGTTAACAATAAAATACATTATTATGTTGTATGATTTCTAATATAATAATAGGCTTAATCTAAGCCAATTAAGGAGAATATTTATGAAAAACAAAATAATTTTATGTATGTGTGTTTTTTCGCTTTTAAATAGCTGTAATTTCGACAATGATGCTGAAGCAGCAACAAAAAAACATGCTGATAAAATAAAAAACTAATATATTAATGAAATAAAAAATTTAATAGCGATAGATAAAGAAAGTATAGACAAAAACGAACTACTGCGGGCTAAACCGGAAAATCAAAAGCCTGCAAACAACAAAAATGAAGAGAAGGCTTTCAAGATAGATAGCAGAGCTTTCAACTTTATAAATAGTTTTTTAACAGATGATGAATTCAACGAATTTGAAAAAATATTTCACAAACCAAAGCTACAATCGCACGGCAAGATATTAAACAGCATAGCAATTTTAGAGCTTAACCTAGAGAAAACAATTAATCACTTAGACTTAAAAAAAGATGCCTTAAATAAGGCAAATACCCTAGATTTGGAAAAGATCAAAAATTCTCTTAAACAATTATTCTCTATAAGGAAATTTTTTTCAACAAGCATAAAACAGATTTTGTTAGATTATCAAAAAAATACAAATTCTATAAAAACAGAGGACTCTAAATTAGAAGAATACCTGGACACAATATTAAATCAGTTTAATGAAAAAAATAAAGAGGTTGGAAATCTGAAGAACACCATATTATCAATACCTATCCCAACATTATGAATTAAGACTTATTAATAAGGATTTTTAAAGCAAATTAGGCCTTTAAATATAAAGGCCTAATAAAAAAGTTCATTATTTCCTATTAATATTGCCTTAATAAAACGCATTGGGATTTAAATAATTATAAAAAAGCAACCTTATTCACTTCATAAATAAAACATACTATCTCCCTAATAACAAATTTGGGAAAAATCAATCAAGAATATATAAAAATAGATCTTAAAAAAGTTTAAGCTACAATAAATTTATTTAATTTAATTAAATACTATGTATTTAATTAAATTAAATATTTGCTTATAATAAATATAAATAAATAAATAAATATGAAACTATGTAAAGGAGGGTATTTATGAAATACCACATAATTACAACTATATTTGTTTTTCTGTTTTTAGCTTGCAGGCCGGATTTTAATATCGATCAAAAAGACATTAAATACCCGCCTACTGAAAAATCAAGGCCCAAAACTGAAAGCTCTAAGCAAAAAGAATCAAAGCCTAAAACAGAAGAAGAGCTTAAGAAAAAACAACAAGAAGAAGAGCTTAAGAAAAAACAACAAGAAGAAGAGCTTAAGAAAAAACAACAAGAAGAAGAGCTTAAGAAAAAACAACAAGAAGAAGAGCTTAAGAAAAAACAACAAGAAGAAGAGCTTAAGAAAAAACAACAAGAAGAAGAGCTTAAGAAAAAACAACAAGAAGAAGAGCTTAAGAAAAAACAACAAGAAGAAGAGCTTAAGAAAAAACAACAAGAAGAAGAGCTTAAGAAAAAACAACAAGAAGAAGAGCTTAAGAAAAAACAACAAGAAGAAGAGCTTAAGAAAAAACAACAAGAAGAAGAGCTTAAGAAAAAACAACAAGAAGAAGAGCTTAAGAAAAAACAACAAGAAGAAGAGCTTAAGAAAAAACAACAAGAAGAAGAGCTTAAGAAAAAACAACAAGAAGAAGAGCTTAAGAAAAAACAACAAGAAGAAGAGCTTAAGAAAAAACAACAAGAAGAAGAGCTTAAGAAAAAACAACAAGAAGAAGAGCTTAAGAAAAAACAACAAGAAGAAGAGCTTAAGAAAAAACAACAAGAAGAAGAGAAGGAAGAACTAAGAAAACAACAACTAAAAAATACGCTATCTAATGATTTAAAAAAGCAAATAGAATCGGCCTACAATTTTAAAGAAAAATATGTAAAAAGTATGGAAAAAGAACCTGAAGACCATTACGGGATGACGTCTTTTAGGGGATTGAATTGGGGGCCAGGGACTGAAGATATATCTGACAATACCGAAAGATCTATAAGATATAGAAGACACACTTATACTGTTTTAAGCCCCCTGGATCCTCATGAATTAAAGGAATTCGCAAATATTATTCAAGATATAAATAAACTAGCATCAGTAGCAAGTATATTTAATTCTTTTAGCGCTATTGGAGGAGCTCTTGACATAGTAAGTGATCACCTATATTTCAAAAAAGACAATCTAGACAAACTAGATATTGCAGATTTAGAAATACTTAAAAATTCATTTGAACAAATATTATATATAAAAGGAAGTGTTGCAGGAAAAGCAAAAAAACTTTTATTAGATTATAAAAATCTAAAAACAGATATTAATAAGCTTAAATCTTATTCAAATGAACTGGTTAATGGAATTAAGCAACAAGCTCTAGAAGCAGAAAATCTAGAAGAGCTTATAGTGTCAAAATATAAACTTTAATGTTTCGCTTTTAAAATTTATTAACAATTTAAAAATGTATATTTAAGCTTTTGTGAAAAAATATTTTATCTATTTGGGTAGGTATTACTATTAATATGGTTTTTGGCTTAGAAATTCTTATATTATTTCCCCTGAAAAAGTTTTAGATATCATAAAAAACATATTCAACCCCCTTACAAATTAATTTATATAAACCTATATCTATCTAAAGTTTATATAAATTATAGGTTAACAATTCTTTTGCTTTTTAGTTAAAAGCACTTAAAATATAGAATTATTTCCTCAAAGTAAACTACTTTTTCTATAAGTCTCTAATTTGTTAATTTGCTCTTTGTATATACTCTCTTCTGCTGCACTCTTATATCTCTTTTGGTCATATGGTAGCGTTTCTAGACAATCGAGTGTTTCTTGCACGTA
This genomic window contains:
- a CDS encoding virulence associated lipoprotein gives rise to the protein MNSFLTDDEFNEFEKIFHKPKLQSHGKILNSIAILELNLEKTINHLDLKKDALNKANTLDLEKIKNSLKQLFSIRKFFSTSIKQILLDYQKNTNSIKTEDSKLEEYLDTILNQFNEKNKEVGNLKNTILSIPIPTL
- a CDS encoding virulence associated lipoprotein, with the protein product MKYHIITTIFVFLFLACRPDFNIDQKDIKYPPTEKSRPKTESSKQKESKPKTEEELKKKQQEEELKKKQQEEELKKKQQEEELKKKQQEEELKKKQQEEELKKKQQEEELKKKQQEEELKKKQQEEELKKKQQEEELKKKQQEEELKKKQQEEELKKKQQEEELKKKQQEEELKKKQQEEELKKKQQEEELKKKQQEEELKKKQQEEELKKKQQEEELKKKQQEEELKKKQQEEELKKKQQEEEKEELRKQQLKNTLSNDLKKQIESAYNFKEKYVKSMEKEPEDHYGMTSFRGLNWGPGTEDISDNTERSIRYRRHTYTVLSPLDPHELKEFANIIQDINKLASVASIFNSFSAIGGALDIVSDHLYFKKDNLDKLDIADLEILKNSFEQILYIKGSVAGKAKKLLLDYKNLKTDINKLKSYSNELVNGIKQQALEAENLEELIVSKYKL